One Trichoderma atroviride chromosome 7, complete sequence DNA segment encodes these proteins:
- a CDS encoding uncharacterized protein (EggNog:ENOG41~SECRETED:SignalP(1-33)), giving the protein MEMFAHRPRCLSARASAFAAVLCLEFLSRHAESLSGASWRDPFAPIDPQVWVNPDDMTWDDFKAPPGTQWNDVTKRGSSRNFNIALIAVDYSDETFVVTREPNSTVFGNPLPTVSGLGRGDVPAYYRDLLNKPTDLNRGHTMHEYWMEDSHGRYGVDLTSFGPYRMPALSYQYGVDDGFNPGACPTNSTCNRDIRTDAYAAWRAEVGNSTSNSFELVFILSAGQDESSTWQEFGEMRFSSPEDVPDAFGPPKNTNGSSSLPNYASTRYVPWTSWASASTIWPNAGGGSSTQCESSGMGTYAHELSHLLNIGDNYNNPYGIPLRRDYTGPYSMMSRGSFNGPGGPHTRYQIPALQGGSMGSLHTVRDKLVLGLISNDTIVRISRDALAESGPVVTQITARSVVSELIGLRVDMNRDLSPACNVSTDVLCDGGGYNTYDVEVIDRMGADSFQPDSGVMISKTRNSNTQPFQWTIDANPQDIKLVDFIRPNGTAAMITMGDYRQLADALFHAGTGSGSKYEFVDEANGLHFYILDVHRDEAGVLSYTVGARSLADASSSEYGIRMTSGAPLAHDKMKSSSITGGIFCEFELTNNSTYSGSSKGHAQLLSEHLEWDIFRLEADIKGAGWKAALPNAVIALRHGQAAKAYVAVRADTHAKDAVGMVKLTATSESDPTVMATSFCKVDRHRVDERLVLN; this is encoded by the coding sequence ATGGAAATGTTTGCACACAGGCCGCGCTGCCTCTCGGCCAGGGCCTCTGCTTTTGCAGCAGTGCTTTGTCTTGAGTTTCTCAGTCGCCATGCTGAGTCACTATCGGGAGCCTCATGGAGGGATCCTTTTGCTCCCATTGATCCCCAAGTCTGGGTAAACCCTGATGACATGACCTGGGATGATTTCAAGGCGCCGCCCGGTACTCAATGGAACGACGTGACAAAGAGAGGCTCAAGTCGCAACTTCAACATTGCTTTGATCGCAGTAGACTATAGCGACGAGACTTTTGTTGTCACCCGAGAGCCCAATTCGACTGTCTTTGGCAATCCGTTACCGACAGTATCTGGCCTCGGTAGAGGAGACGTACCTGCGTACTATCGCGATCTGCTCAACAAGCCTACCGATCTCAACCGCGGGCACACAATGCATGAGTATTGGATGGAAGATTCTCACGGCCGATACGGTGTCGATTTGACATCGTTTGGGCCGTATCGCATGCCTGCTTTGTCGTACCAGTACGGCGTCGACGATGGCTTCAACCCCGGAGCGTGCCCTACAAACAGCACTTGTAACCGCGATATCCGAACAGATGCTTATGCAGCGTGGCGAGCAGAGGTGGGAAATAGTACGAGCAACTCGTTTGAGCTCGTCTTTATCCTCTCGGCCGGACAGGACGAGTCGTCAACATGGCAAGAGTTTGGCGAGATGAGATTCTCGTCGCCGGAGGATGTTCCTGACGCATTTGGACCTCCGAAGAACACCAACGGCTCTTCGTCGCTGCCAAACTATGCTTCAACTCGATATGTTCCCTGGACGTCGTGGGCATCGGCATCTACCATTTGGCCCAACGCGGGGGGCGGTTCATCGACTCAATGCGAGAGTTCGGGAATGGGAACCTATGCTCATGAGCTCAGCCATCTGTTGAATATCGGCGACAATTATAACAACCCGTATGGTATTCCTCTGCGGCGAGATTATACCGGGCCATACTCGATGATGTCTCGGGGATCGTTCAATGGCCCTGGTGGCCCTCATACACGGTACCAAATACCGGCGCTGCAAGGAGGCTCAATGGGTTCCTTGCATACGGTCAGAGACAAGCTTGTCCTAGGACTCATCTCCAACGATACTATTGTTCGCATATCGAGAGATGCTTTGGCAGAATCAGGCCCGGTAGTGACACAAATTACCGCTCGATCAGTCGTATCCGAGCTCATTGGTCTGAGGGTTGATATGAATCGAGATCTATCTCCTGCATGCAACGTTTCTACCGACGTCCTTTGCGATGGAGGCGGCTATAATACCTATGATGTCGAGGTTATTGATAGGATGGGCGCAGATTCATTCCAGCCAGACTCGGGCGTCATGATAAGCAAGACGAGGAATAGCAATACCCAGCCATTCCAGTGGACCATTGATGCGAATCCTCAGGATATCAAGCTCGTTGATTTTATCCGGCCCAATGGCACAGCGGCCATGATTACGATGGGCGACTATCGCCAACTAGCCGACGCGTTATTCCACGCGGGCACCGGATCTGGCAGCAAATACGAGTTTGTGGACGAGGCCAACGGCCTTCACTTTTACATCTTGGACGTCCACAGGGATGAAGCCGGCGTGCTTTCCTATACCGTGGGCGCGAGATCTCTCGCTGACGCTAGCTCAAGCGAATACGGGATTCGGATGACTTCCGGCGCACCACTTGCGCacgacaagatgaagagcagtTCCATCACGGGGGGCATCTTTTGCGAATTCGAACTCACCAATAACAGCACATATTCCGGTTCCAGCAAAGGCCATGCCCAACTTCTATCAGAGCACCTTGAGTGGGATATTTTCCGTCTGGAGGCTGATATCAAGGGAGCTGGTTGGAAGGCGGCCTTGCCAAATGCCGTGATTGCACTAAGACACGgacaagcagcaaaggcctaCGTGGCGGTGCGCGCAGATACTCACGCGAAGGATGCTGTTGGGATGGTGAAGCTGACGGCTACGTCGGAGTCGGACCCAACGGTCATGGCAACGTCGTTTTGCAAGGTCGACAGGCACCGTGTAGATGAGCGGCTCGTGTTGAATTGA
- a CDS encoding uncharacterized protein (EggNog:ENOG41~TransMembrane:11 (o6-23i35-55o102-120i132-152o172-188i209-230o242-265i285-306o312-334i346-366o378-399i)~CAZy:GT90) produces MRGIVPHSVALICLSLSAYFLSARYYTSASFERPVHFSVITLLVTGLSLLAYTYYQSRRGDYQTLTVIANHKSSIDVVQPTSTVVKFVRIGLENFRHLHPSFLFILFCIGLRTWFYWAIIRTTQCSRAGIEAFLPFFTIITEAVGPLFTLSASRYGSLHRSQTQYMPSKSQIIFTFLTIVWPLFVISSEESSIIATGTICPIGWRWERSISLIQLLNVVLDAAIISHTSLLARAAKEDEVDIAAFLGKLSLVAAGSILLLSFPSWLSDSEFIMAFQFRALENRDFAIDGLLAPIGILCSISLLFSLHPACLALLTTTAVLMGSQIPARSVISVLPSSSYDELTKHTALAILVAVPLWYLAIHSHHTEDSGTSRELSKWLIICSSGFALFALGTVTRLLFFKHSPMISVDVAIKSLVSEASAQAFSWELQAAVSVSLADAVSEYTKRYGISPPPNFDKWHEFARIHDSAVVDHFDQINNDLLPFWGLDARSIRDQTTRVFAYGSSEMGGMRIRNGSVEQSPYIPGSHRWMTDSFQKMIEPFAQWLPDMDMAINLADECRMAIPFKQMEQLKAKARKNRDKLKGLKEEKGWPASQFSSSPWPKDFPEPKPRAANGGKDAIDPKFTNNIRRPIFYDFVAPSCPPDSAVNSRRWWDWSKICVNCISPHSVLTSSGALLANVSLAHNLCHQPDAAYLDGFLNSPSAMIGTKEVFPIFSQARVGGFSDILIPSPWNFDEKSEFKEDSGMAWKEKMNGLFWRGSPSDGFSAHGRWPGFLRPRFVHEAYKKTVSLQTSGTKSPMSVNVSFTGEISKCDGRECAVESEIYEKWGLATMDKHSSNTEATRLPPSVPFEEHWRYRHLMDMDGAGFSGRFLPFLESRSLPYRAAVFRTWYDERLQAWHHYVPADLRLGSGFWSVFEFFSGGSNDKASQGPDMAKKIAEQGRDWTRKALRKEDMQIYMFRLLLEWGRITHDEREHLGFTI; encoded by the exons ATGCGCGGCATCGTGCCTCACTCAGTGGCGCTAAT ATGCCTATCTTTATCCGCGTACTTTCTGTCCGCAAGATACTACACCAGTGCTTCTTTTG AACGCCCAGTCCACTTCTCAGTCATCACTCTTCTGGTAACTGGACTATCTTTGCTGGCCTATACGTATTATCAGAGTCGTCGAGGTGACTACCAAACCCTCACTGTCATCGCAAACCACAAGAGTTCAATAGATGTTGTTCAACCCACAAGCACGGTAGTCAAGTTTGTAAGAATCGGGCTGGAGAATTTTCGGCACCTGCATCcgtcctttctcttcattctcttttgCATCGGACTGCGGACGTGGTTCTACTGGGCTATTATTAGAACTACACAATGCTCACGAGCTGGCATAGAG GCATTTCTACCAttcttcaccatcatcacagaGGCAGTAGGACCGCTTTTCACGCTCTCGGCGTCCCGATATGGCAGCCTCCATAGGAGCCAGACACAGTATATGCCGTCAAAATCGCAAATCATATTCACCTTCCTCACCATAGTATGGCCTCTCTTTGTCATTTCGTCAGAAGAAagctccatcatcgccactGGCACTATTTGCCCAAtcggatggagatgggagcgCTCCATTTCTCTCATTCAGCTGCTCAATGTTGTACTCGATGCCGCTATTATAAGCCATACGTCTCTTCTGGCTCGGGCcgcgaaagaagatgaagtcgataTAGCTGCTTTCTTGGGCAAACTCTCGCTTGTTGCAGCGGGGAGCATTTtattgctctcttttccgtCGTGGCTTTCTGACTCGGAGTTTATCATGGCATTCCAGTTTCGGGCTCTCGAGAACCGAGACTTTGCCATTGATGGATTACTAGCACCTATCGGGATATTATGCAGCATATCACTGCTGTTTTCTTTACATCCAGCATGTCTTGCCCTGCTTACGACGACTGCCGTATTGATGGGCTCACAGATACCAGCTCGGAGCGTCATTTCGGTTCTACCATCCTCATCTTACGACGAACTTACAAAGCACACGGCTCTTGCTATTCTTGTAGCTGTGCCCTTGTGGTATCTTGCAATTCATAGTCATCATACTGAAGATTCCGGTACATCGCGGGAATTATCCAAATGGCTCATCATCTGTAGTAGTGGATTTGCACTATTTGCATTGGGAACAGTAACGCGACTACTATTCTTCAAGCACTCACCAATGATTTCAGTCGATGTAGCCATCAAATCACTTGTTTCAGAAGCATCAGCGCAGGCATTTTCATGGGAGCTGCAAGCAGCAGTTAGTGTATCATTGGCTGATGCTGTAAGCGAATACACAAAGAGATATGGTATCTCTCCTCCGCCAAATTTTGACAAGTGGCACGAGTTCGCCAGGATACATGATTCGGCTGTCGTGGATCACTTTGACCAGATCAACAATGACTTGCTCCCATTCTGGGGACTAGATGCGAGGAGTATACGTGATCAGACAACCAGGGTCTTTGCGTATGGAAGCTCTGAGATGGGCGGCATGCGCATTAGGAATGGATCCGTGGAGCAGTCGCCATATATACCGGGATCACATCGCTGGATGACGGACTCGTTCCAAAAGATGATTGAACCGTTCGCTCAGTGGTTGCCTGATATGGACATGGCAATCAATCTCGCCGACGAATGTCGTATGGCAATTCCTTTCAAACAAATGGAACAGCTGAAAGCTAAAGCCCGAAAGAATAGAGATAAACTGAAAGGCctaaaggaagagaagggcTGGCCAGCCAGTCAATTTTCGTCTTCCCCATGGCCCAAAGACTTCCCGGAGCCGAAGCCTCGAGCAGCGAATGGCGGTAAAGATGCCATTGATCCCAAATTCACGAACAATATTCGGAGACCAATCTTTTACGATTTCGTTGCCCCCTCGTGCCCACCAGATTCTGCGGTAAATTCCAGGCGGTGGTGGGATTGGAGCAAAATCTGTGTTAATTGCATCAGTCCACATTCCGTATTGACGAGCAGCGGTGCTTTGCTGGCAAACGTATCACTTGCTCATaatctttgccatcagccGGATGCCGCGTATCTGGATGGATTTCTCAACTCGCCATCCGCCATGATAGGCACAAAAGAAGTCTTCCCTATATTCAGCCAAGCCCGTGTTGGCGGCTTCTCGGACATTTtgattccatctccatggaaTTTTGATGAAAAGAGTGAATTCAAGGAGGACagtggcatggcatggaaagaaaagatgaatgGCTTGTTCTGGCGTGGATCGCCGTCGGATGGCTTTTCGGCTCATGGACGATGGCCAGGCTTCTTGCGACCAAGGTTTGTGCACGAAGCTTATAAAAAGACCGTATCATTGCAAACTTCTGGTACAAAGTCTCCAATGAGTGTTAATGTCTCTTTCACTGGAGAAATATCTAAATGCGACGGAAGGGAATGTGCCGTTGAATCAGAAATATATGAGAAATGGGGGTTGGCGACAATGGATAAACATTCATCCAACACAGAAGCCACCCGGCTACCTCCCAGCGTTCCATTTGAAGAGCATTGGCGATACCGTCATTTGATGGACATGGACGGCGCAGGTTTCAGCGGTCGTTTTCTTCCCTTCCTAGAAAGCCGCAGCTTGCCTTATCGCGCTGCCGTCTTTCGCACCTGGTATGACGAGCGACTTCAAGCTTGGCATCATTATGTCCCCGCGGACCTGAGGCTTGGCTCGGGATTTTGGTCTGTTTTTGAGTTTTTCAGTGGAGGTTCTAATGATAAGGCCAGTCAAGGGCCTGATATGGCTAAGAAGATTGCGGAACAAGGTAGAGACTGGACGCGCAAAGCGCTGAGGAAAGAGGACATGCAGATTTACATGTTTCGCTTGTTGTTAGAATGGGGAAGGATTACACACGATGAAAGAGAGCACCTTGGGTTTACGATATAG